The following proteins are encoded in a genomic region of Streptococcus sp. 29892:
- a CDS encoding UDP-N-acetylglucosamine 1-carboxyvinyltransferase has product MRKIVINGGKTLKGSVTVSGAKNSVVALIPAIILADGIVTLDGVPAISDVDSLIDIMETMGATVKRDGETLEIDPRGVQDMPMPFGKINSLRASYYFYGSLLGRFGQAVVGLPGGCDLGPRPIDLHLKAFAAMGAETTYEGDYMRLATNGQRIQGAHIFMDVVSVGATINTILAAVKAEGRTVIENAAREPEIIDVATLLNNMGAHIRGAGTDIITIDGVDSLHGTRHQVIPDRIEAGTYIALAAAVGEGIRIDNVLYEHLESFIAKLEEMGVRMTVSEDSIFVEKQEKLKAVSIKTSPYPGFATDLQQPITPLLLTAEGTGKIIDTIYEKRVGHVQELANMGANISTRSNYIAFEGPNQLTGASVKATDLRAGAAMVIAGLMAQGRTEITNIEFILRGYSNIIEKLTELGADIQLIED; this is encoded by the coding sequence ATGAGAAAAATCGTTATCAATGGTGGAAAAACACTGAAAGGGTCTGTAACAGTTAGTGGGGCTAAGAATTCAGTCGTTGCTTTAATTCCTGCCATTATTCTTGCGGATGGAATTGTCACACTGGATGGTGTGCCAGCTATTTCAGACGTTGATAGTTTGATTGATATTATGGAAACTATGGGGGCGACTGTTAAGCGTGATGGGGAAACGCTTGAAATTGACCCTCGTGGTGTACAAGATATGCCTATGCCATTTGGTAAAATCAATAGCTTGCGAGCCTCTTACTATTTCTACGGTTCCCTCCTTGGTCGCTTCGGTCAAGCAGTTGTGGGCTTGCCTGGTGGCTGTGATTTGGGTCCACGTCCCATTGACTTGCACTTGAAGGCCTTTGCGGCTATGGGTGCTGAAACAACCTATGAAGGTGACTATATGCGTTTGGCGACCAATGGTCAACGTATCCAAGGAGCTCATATCTTCATGGATGTGGTCAGCGTTGGGGCAACTATCAATACGATTTTGGCTGCTGTTAAAGCTGAGGGTCGTACAGTCATTGAAAACGCAGCTCGTGAGCCTGAAATCATTGACGTTGCAACACTTCTGAATAACATGGGTGCCCATATTCGTGGTGCTGGTACAGACATCATTACTATCGACGGTGTCGATAGCCTTCATGGAACCCGTCACCAAGTGATTCCAGACCGGATTGAAGCTGGAACCTATATTGCGCTTGCTGCCGCAGTAGGTGAAGGTATCCGCATTGATAATGTCCTTTATGAACACCTGGAAAGCTTTATCGCTAAGTTGGAAGAAATGGGCGTTCGCATGACCGTTTCTGAAGACAGTATCTTTGTTGAAAAACAAGAAAAATTGAAGGCTGTGAGCATCAAAACCTCTCCATATCCTGGTTTTGCGACAGATTTGCAACAGCCAATTACACCGCTCCTTTTGACAGCAGAGGGAACTGGAAAAATTATCGATACCATTTATGAAAAACGTGTCGGTCATGTGCAGGAATTGGCCAATATGGGTGCAAACATTTCAACTCGTAGCAATTATATTGCCTTTGAAGGTCCAAATCAATTGACTGGTGCATCAGTTAAGGCAACGGATTTGCGGGCCGGAGCAGCCATGGTTATTGCTGGTTTGATGGCACAAGGTCGTACAGAAATTACCAATATTGAGTTTATCTTGCGTGGCTACTCAAACATTATTGAGAAATTGACTGAGCTTGGGGCTGACATTCAGTTGATTGAGGACTAG